From Argopecten irradians isolate NY chromosome 2, Ai_NY, whole genome shotgun sequence, the proteins below share one genomic window:
- the LOC138316947 gene encoding uncharacterized protein: protein MMEPPQRSTVWRFYPGDSRFQPNYNDMELFCGGFQRMLSNGGKCGNCGDPYDGVRENEAGGKYATGFITRNYKKGDVIAIQIELTTSHMGFFEFKICPQNDVSTPVTPECLDKYPLKFTNGESKWPVTYTGFYDLEVQLPPDMTCDQCVIQWHYKAGNNWGIDEATGEGCLGCGDQETFINCADVSISGTGSTSGPAPTTTAAPTSATTAGPSTASSTSAPVTTQPTTPPTIDPCSDP from the exons ATGATGGAACCCCCTCAGCGATCTACAGTGTGGCGGTTTTACCCCGGAGACTCCCGATTTCAACCCAATTATAACGATATGGAACTGTTTTGTGGGGGATTTCAG AGAATGCTCAGTAATGGCGGGAAATGTGGAAACTGTGGTGACCCATATGATGGGGTGCGTGAAAACGAGGCTGGAGGAAAATACGCAACTGGTTTCATCACCAGAAACTACAAAAAAGGAGATGTAATAGCTATCCAGATCGAGCTTACAACATCACACATGGGGTTCTTTGAGTTCAAAATATGTCCTCAAAATGACGTCAGCACGCCAGTAACTCCCGAGTGTTTGGACAAGTATCCTCTTAAGTTTACAAACGGTGAATCCAAATGGCCAGTTACCTACACTGGGTTTTATGATCTAGAGGTTCAACTTCCGCCGGATATGACTTGCGATCAATGTGTCATTCAATGGCACTACAAAGCAG GAAATAACTGGGGTATCGATGAAGCGACAGGGGAGGGTTGCCTTGGCTGCGGTGATCAGGAGACCTTCATCAACTGTGCTGATGTCAGTATATCCGGGACGGGATCCACCTCTGGACCAGCTCCTACTACAACTGCTGCACCAACTTCTGCTACAACTGCTGGCCCGAGTACAGCGTCATCCACATCAGCACCTGTCACTACCCAGCCGACGACACCACCAACTATAGACCCGTGTTCCGATCCATAA